ATCCCTCTTCCATACCTTTGGATGCCTTGAAAAATTTACTCAGCTTCTTTCCCGTGATGGTTTGCAATGATCCTTCATTGGTGTCCCCTTGCAATATTATCCACTTACCCTCACGTTGAAACTTTACCCAAACCTCGGCTAAAATCTTCAAAGAAAGAAGCTCGGCTTGTTGATAATCAAAAGTAATGGGGTTATCTTGACGTAGCCAATCAACACCCAAAATtatgaagggtttcgagcacataaacgcattggaaacagtaattaaaaaatatgaaaaatcagaattttcgaaacccaccgcaggatccatgcaaaaaatagatatttaattcgtagatcagattgtttaccttaagaagttttacacATTGGTTGACTAATAGAGATCCAAatcttgttcaatcaccacgtaTCCCGCTTTCGCGATCTATGCtttatcggtatccacacgaatgcttgaacgcaaggattgaatgtgtactagcacaaactcgtttcttcttgctctctccatcttctcccttagTGGCTAGGATTTTAGTTAAAGTCTTGCAttcaaaatcagccacacaagagatattatatggagagtataataagaattataactcttaactaattaggagttattaataattcgaaattcctatttgtataataattaagtcacacttaattatttaacaaatgaatttgataattaatatttgtaaattcgtatatcaatatttatctaattaattaagtcatacttaattaatattataaataattataattactttaatataatttaaatccaatttaaattaaataatccttcaagcattcttagtgtgtgaccctatatgttattattacgttggcaatgaattttaaatctagtTTAAAATCGgaaacaatgagcggcatctagtaatacatcattgctacccaaataataataattgaatcggtgatcgattaaacctttcatgaataatgtacaatgtaatataatccctttaaccaaatattatagattaaactacaggcatgtaatgtgtcatcctcgtcatagtttaatccaagtttccttgatcaatgagtagactatcatatcaaatcaacattttgagcgtgaccacgcatttcatagtctagctcacacaagaggccaataatatcactcctaaaatatgagggttaaatctcatctagatcattcatatttctcatacgattcataatatacccaatgtccacttttatcattacccggtcaaggataacttttaatagaatcaatgtatattaattctcatatagaaatatattGACTTCAGGTccaaggaccattacatcattatcactatgagaattacttatgacacaacagacatgtagaatctcacatcgggtcttTCCAGCATCATGTACATttatatatgcctgtgtttttgactttagtatcactatacctatgatcaatgagatgtgatcatcagtcaacaaacataccagtcttaatgcattattattgtcctttaataataatacttgactagggacctttgggaatattgatactattgtcataatctcatttctaagtcacgtacttagagatatagaattgcatatcatattccaatgacatttattaatctaacatttatatcacagtaaattaagaattaataaattataaagggaataatcgatggAACATAAAGATTAaaaatccaaatgtcttaaactaaaacatcatattgttgtctttagggcacaaacactaacaaattATGTCTGAGTTACTCAAGGGAAATAACTGTAATTCACTATTAAACTTATGGCCCTGAATGTCATACTGAACATTCTTACAGCTAGAATCCACTATCACTTTCGAGCCATCAGCTACCGTCACCAGTAAGGGAGCCACCACTTCTGCTGTAATTCCCAGTGTTTTCACTATATTGGAATCAACAAAGCTATGCGTATATCCTTTATCTATCAAAATACTCACTATTTTCCCCTTGATACTTCCTTGCAGCCTTAAAGTACCCATTGATTTGCTACTTGCCAATGCATTAATAGAGATTTCACCAGACACTTCATACTCTTCTACCATATTACCACAATTTTGGTTGACAGGAACATCATTTCCCTCTTCTATTCCGTCTGATTCTTCCCCAATGAATATATAAATTCTTTCCTTACACTCTTGGCCAGGGTGGTAGAGTTCATCACAATGAAAACACTGGCCTCGAGCTCTTCTCTGCAGTATTTATTTACTAGAAAGAGTTGACTTAGGCCTTCTAGTCTCCTTAGTAGCGACCTTTGTAAATTTTGAACCCAATgtacttttaagttcttgaccaAAACTCATACTTGATATACTAGCAGGCAATTGGCTGACTGATATGACTGCCCATGCATCACCCTAGCTTCTTCGTGCTTGGCTAAGTATATGGCATCTGCTAGATTTTGAGGATGAAATATCCTCGCTGATCCTTTAATGTGATCCTTTAGACAACTCATGAAGCTTGGGATGAAATACTCTTCACTAAACCCCTTACTTTTAGATACTACTAATGCTCGTAACTCCTCAAACTTATCTTCGTATTCAACCACTGTACCCACATGTCTGAGCTTATTAAACAGCCCCCGAACATCCCTATTTTCCGGGTTTTCAAACCTTACTACCAAATCATTAACAAATGTCTTTCAATCCATCAACAGCCTCCCAGTCATATACAATCGAAACCATATTGCTGCTTTCCCTTCAAATTGGAGACCTGGTAGCTTTACTTTTCTTGATTCTTCCATATTGATAAAATCAAAATACTGTTCCGCTTTAATCATCCAACATTTTGGGTCCGTACCATCAAAGCGAGGGAATTCCAATTTCAGTGAAAGATTAAACATTGGCTGGTTCAGTAGCTGGGAATTGTGTGGTTGGTAGTGTATGTGTTGAAGTATTTGCTGGGATGTAATATTCGTATGGGGTGGGTGTTGATAAGACTGGTAGTGAAGAGGAAGTATAAATAATTGATGGTTTTGGTGAGGGATGGGTGTTACCAACGTAGAGCATAGTGTAACGTTGGATGAACATTCAAGATTGAAGCTCCTGTTTGTGAAAGAAGAGGCATAGTGTGGTAGGGAACATATAATGAGGGAATGGATTGTGCATCACTAAAGGGATTAATAATAGCTTGTGTATGTGGTGAATCAAAAGGTGAAGATAGTGGAGTTCTATAGATGGGTGTAGTATAAGCTACTATAGAGTATGGACTTGCATAGTGGGACGGTAAAAAATATTTTGGGGAAAAAAAGATACCTCTGTAGTAGGTGTAGATCTGGTCTTTGGTGTTCTCCTAGTAGAAGTTCCCACTCCTGTAGCTGCCTCGCCGTTCTTTGAGCCTTGTAAATTTAACAATAATTGTTTGAGCTCTGCAAAGTTACTCCCCAATTTATCGATTCTACCCTCTACTCCATCCCATCTAGTGTTGAACTTTTGGGTCAGATCTGAGACTGGTGAGAGATCTCGACTCTTGTTTTGCTTAATCCATCACGTACTTCGATTAATTTACCATCATGAAGCACAAGACGCTCATCCATGATTTTAAAGCGAGTCCCTTCTGCCTTTACTTTGTGAGCTAGAGCCAAGGAAGgcaaagctctgataccacttgtaaCCAGAAGCATAGCAGATACAGTAAATAAACACAGAAAATAGACTGGTAAATGAAAAGAACAAGACTAATTCGTATATTAACAAGAACTCCACAAATCTCCATAGCTACTATAGGAAGGAAAATGACAAAACAGAAAACAAATCTCATTCCAGTACCCCTCTCCTCTCCTCTCTCAACAGTATTTATTCATAGACTTGGACACTTGTCAAACAACTGATGATCAACACCCAACTAATTGTGCACATGATCCCACGTAACATTCCCTTCCTGGTCACGTGCCTAGTAAAAGATTAATatccatattttattttaatacGTTGTTACAATTTGCAGTACCCTATCATATAAATTGTGATAACAACTCTATGTACACGAACAGTCTAGATAGATCATTTTATATGAAGAATTAAAATTATTCTGAGCATCTGTGGATTGATATCGAGCGTGAAGAGTATTTTGTACACTTCTAGATAGACTCTGCATCTGCTCATGTTAGGTCAGCTTCATTGGATGTGAAGTTGATTCTTACCCTCCTTCGTATTTAAGTGCTGACTTGGGCTCTTTAGTCACTTGGAAGAAGTTCTTGAGCCAATCATAAAGAAGGTCAAAACTAAACTTTCGGGTTGAAAATGTAGAGTTTTAAAAAAGCCTGGTAGAATGATACTTTATTAAATCAACTTTCTAACAACTTGCAAGTATACAATTTCAACTTGTTCAGGGCACCTCGCAATGTAATCCAACACTTATTGAAAAGTAAAAGAAGTTTTTTAGGAAATGAAGTTAATGACCTTGGACAATCTTAAAGAAAGCTACACTTAATTGGCTAGAATAAAATAATTTTGCCTAGAAAAATAGGGAATTTAGGTTTTAAAGACCTTAAGAGCATCTCCAAGGGGGATAGCTATATTGGTTAGCTAAAATATTGTAAAATAATGATTAACTAAAATTTGCTGAACCTGTAAGGTGTTGTGCTCCAATGGTGTTAGCTATAATGGTTAGCTATATTTCAAAAACagtattttaatattattttcaaattCAAATGGTTATATTTCAACAGTCATATTACAACGGCCATATTCCAACGGTCATATTCCAACAACTGCATTACAACGGTCATATTTTTATGGTTATAAATATCATAATTCAGAactaaaaaaaatacaaaacaaCGACAAACTCAAATTCATTCACACCTCTAAAATATTCATTTGTAATGGAAAATACCACACGAATGATTCTTGATATTACGCAAGCAGAAGAAGAAGAACATGAAGTAAGAATGAGCATGAGTGTTGCTTACCTTCAAAACCGGCAACAAAGAGCAAATTCCGACTCGCGTTATGGTGGTTCCACATTTAACCACCGTGTTATTGATCGAAATAGAGTAGAAGGTCATGCTAGACTGTATCATGATTATTTTTCCGATACACATACATATAGATACACAGTTTTGTCGAAGATTTCGGATGCGCAGATCATTATTTTTACGAATTAAAGAACCGGTTACAACTCACGACAATTATTTTACCCAGTGGGAATGCGTGGACTATCACCGCTTCAGAAAGTGACAGCTGCACTTAGGATGCTTGTATATGGAACGGCAGCCGATGCTGTTGATGATCACGTTCGAATTGGTGAGAGCACAACAATAGAGAGTCTAAAAAGATTTGTGAAAGCAATAGTTGAAGTCTTCGTAGTTGATTATTTAAGACGGCCAACTAATGAAGACGTGGCTAGATTGTTAGCAGATTACGAACAACGAGGCTTTCCTGGAATGTTGGGTAGTATTGACTATATGCACTGGAAGTGGAAGAATTGTCAAACTGGTTGGCAAGGTATGGATACTAGTCATGTTCATGAACCAACTATTATATTAGAAGCAATAGCTTCGAGAGACTTGTGGATTTGGCACTCATTCTTTGGGGTACCGGGATCATTAAATGATATTAATGTATTAGATCGCTCTCATCTGTTTCAAGAATTGTCTGAAGGTCGTGGACCTGAAGTGAGGTATACCATCAACGGACATGAATATAATATTGGATATTATCTTGCTGATGGTATATATCCTTCTTGGCCAACTTTtgtcaaaacaatttcaaaacctCTAGGtaacaaaaggaagtattttgcAAATGCACAAGAATCTGTTAGAAAAGATGTTGAGAGGGCATTTGGAGTTTTGCAATCTCGATTTGCAATGATTCGTGGACCATCACGATTTTGGGATGTGAGTACAATGAAATATATTATGACAGCTTGTATAGTATTACATAATATGATCATTGAAgatgaaagagaattacatacGGAGGAAAAAAACTTTGATACAAATATTGGACCAACTGTTACTCGGATACCGCATCATGGAAATACCCTTCCGGAATTCATACAAATGCACCAGCAGATTCGAGACAAACAAGCTCATGTTCAATTGCAAAATGATCTTGTGGAGCATCTTTGGCAAATTCATGGTGGTGATATGAGTTAAATATTCAATCTACTGGTACATTGAATTCAATCTACTGGTACATTGAATTCAATCTACTGAATAAGTAGGATTGTGTAACTTATACACAAATCAAACTTGTAACTTATGAAATAATGAGCTATAATAATGAATAAGTAGGATTGTGTAACTTATACATAGAATCAAACTTGTAACTTATGAAATAATGAGCTATAATATTCCAACAAATACATAAGAGCCGcattttataaaatcaaatacaaaaatgaaattattacaaatttttcaTGATTCTAGCTTTGAGGGCATCATAATATTTAGCCTGATCCGGTGGCATTTTTCCAGTGTCCATTGCCATAATGGATCCCTCATAAATCTGCCTTTCTCGCTCCTCTTTCTGTCTTTCTCGCTCCTCTTTCTGTCTTTCTCGCTCCTCTTTTGCCAAACGTAGTTGCAAGTCCTCATTTGGTAATTGCATCAGTTCTTTTTATAGTTGCAAACTCATGGCTACTGATTCACTTCGTGAAGAAGCAATAGCCAGTGAGTCCTTTTGCATTATTTTTAGAAGTTCCAGACCTTCGTCATTCTTTGTCTTAGTTGCAACCCTTTTTAACTTCTTCGCAGCTTTCCTTCCAATAGGACGTTCCATCATTTCATCAGATTATAAGCTGATATGAATTTGACTGTCAACACTTTGTGAGGAAGCCTCCTTGTCCTTACCCGGCTTGTTTTTCTTATCCATAGTAGCTTGAAACTTTGGTGAAAATCGCAATACATGCCAATGACGTATGAACATAAACTTCTCCTTCAATATTGTCTCGTATGTCTCTATTGTTTCATCAATCTGCAATATCACCCGAAAGGGAAGGAATCTAAACTCCATGTTCTATTTAATACAATGACTTAAGACTCTGTATAATTTCTCTTGAATTTATAAACTTTGTAATTAAGCACAATACTGAAATGATTTGCTTCAGACAATGCATATTATCAAATCTCAATCAGAAATTAATTACACTAAGGAGTACCTTATTTTGCTCAGTTGTTACACTTTGATTTTTTGAGCAAACTTGATTATAGAATCCCACAAATTTAGCCACTTTTTCATTAATTGTACACCATCGATTACACAGGGAGTTTGATGTTCGATCACTCTGAAGACCTTCTTTATTTTCGTCGTAATATTTCCAAATCATATCCCAATAACACGTATGTGTTTGGTTGTTACCTTGTACCGGATCCACGCTAATATTTAACCAAGCAGAAATAAGCAACATATCTTCTTCAGTCAAGAAATTTTTTGACCGTTTTCCCTTATTTGATTTCGCAGCTTCTTTTTGTGGTTGAGGTTCGGATTGAAAAGGGGGCTGAGATTGAGAAGCAGGTTGAGAAAATAAGAAATCTTCAAATGACCCATCATTGAGTAAAGATACGAATGAGCCTTCCATTTTCTGTAAAAAGAACACAACTTATTGGAGAATTGAAAATTTTCTGAAAAATCCCCaattttgtaataatcaaaacCCTAATCCAATATTACAAGAACACGTGATTGTGATTTTAGAAAGAACATATAAATATGATATCAAAATAAATATGGAATAAATCTAAAGCCCTAATTTACAACAAAATTTGATAAAGAAAGATCAAATCATACCTTTGTAGCACAAAAGTAAAAGTAGCGGGAGAAGGAAGAGCGGGAGAAGGAGGAGCGCTAGATGAGCTGGCTGAATATAGAGGACCAGAAGGGAATCAACAGATATAGCGGATGAAATTGAGATTTCTATAATTTTACCTAACAGCTCTACACTCTTGGAGCCCTTTTATTTATAGAGAATAGCTAAAAATACAACTGTAGCACTGCCAGCTGGAAGTTTTGGCTAACAGTTCAGGATGGTTGGAGTTGCTCTAACCTTAGGAATATAGCATATCTTGCTAAATGGCGCCGTAAATTGTCTTATGATAAACACTGTCTTTGGCGCATGGTTGTAGTAGGGAAGTATGGCAGTAAGATTTAACTATATACTACCTCCGTCCCACCGGGATCTATACGTTTACTATTTGCGCGTATTTCGAGACTTCTTTAAGGCatagtttcataatgttttttggaaatattttttttgaataaaagtttaaacataaaacttttattcagaattttttttttaaaaaaattaatggAGTTATGTTTTAAAGGAGAATTGAAAATGTGCCGAAAAATAACGTATATAATTGAATGAGACAGATGGAGTAGTTATATATGGcttctcaggacttgagagatGTCTCTACAATCTTAAAAAACACGAGGAATACAGCAAAAGAGCCAAATACTGAGATTGTATTTTTCAGTAATTTGAAATGGTCAATTAAAGATGGTTCATTAGTAGAATTTTGGATGGACTGGTGGCTAGGGATGGCAATCAGGTCAGATCGGGTATTGTAGAATCCATATCCAAACTcgaaaattttatccatacccgaacccgacccgaacTCAAAAAATACCCAAAAATGAATACCCAAACTAGATCCATCGGATTTCGGATCagattcgggtatacccgaaacctgaaattttttgaattggatattcaaacccgaacccgaaacccgaacccgaatccaaaatctgaaaatttgtataattattgatattgcaagtgcttgggATCGAACACACGACTTGTAGAGAAAGAGTTTTAACGTGTCATCTCCAACCACTACACTacatcattaattgtgttattatatgtatagataatatttaaaaaaatcaactcaattgatacccagttttttagatttattactaaaagatgttttgttaaccttataaaccttatcacccgtttaaatgatagaataattatattaattaaactttataattagttaatttttaatataaatataaaaatatatgttctaaaaattatataataatatgtataatgtatattattaatatatatatacatatattataatattataatattataatgtgtaacatataaaattctaatattatatatataaataatatatatatataataattcgggattttttcggatttcgggttcaGATCGGGTTCGGATAGAGTTTCAGATTTCGAatcgggtttcggatcggtatacctaatatccaaatccaaatccaaaaattttcgggtttaaaaattaaatccatatccaaatccaaattcaaaaatcgggttcggtaaatccaaaatttcgggtttcggatcgggtatccGTTGGATCGGATTATTTTGCCATCCCTACTGCTGGCATTAGATAGGGCTACTTAGTCTCAATTTTCAAAATCTATTTTTTCTTAGCAATTTTCATAATTGTTCTTTAAAGGATATGTTTACATTCTGTTCTGCAAACAAATATAACGATACATTCATATGGGGAAGAGCTCTCTCTGTATAGGAAAGAGAGGAAACAACTTCATTGGACAATATTATTCAATCTGTATCACTTACAACAGGCAGAGATATGCTGAATTGGGGCGTAACTAAACGATCTTTCAATTTATCATACTATTATATTTAATTTAGTTTTTAGGCTAATTTTTAGCATGCATTTACGTTTTAATTTCAGACGTAGATTGTTTAGATAAAATTGTATGCATCATAATGAGATTTTTTTTTGACTCAAACGACTTGACTCACCACATTTTTTTTAACTCGAAAAATTAGAAGGGAGTCGAGACACAAGTTGCGCTCCCACCCCTTTCTAAATACAAAAGCTTAACCTATGAAAAAGAAAAACACCACTCTTAGCATTATTAGAGAGAATAATGGAAAGAGTCTTGAGACGCGAGAGAACATCCAACTCTTCCGTATCTAGTTCCCCAAAAGTAGAGAAGGCAAAGGGGATGAACGAATAACCATGGTCAGCGCAAATCCTAGAATACTTGCTTTTTTTCTTTTCCACCGCATTTAGCAACACCACCACAGCAGCCCATGAACTCACTCCCCCACCATCAAAAGGAGAAATACCAGTCACATCCAGACATGCATCTTTACCTTGGGACCAATTGAACAACAATAGATCTGCAGGTCTGAGTTCTTGCCCAGCATCCGAAAGAAATCCCAAAGGAGTCTCCTTACGCACAGGAACGCTAACCTTGGAGCAGATATCCACCAGAATGTCGCGCACCAAATTATGCCTGAATTTCACACCTACATCACTTGAACAGTGAACTGCGTGATCGCCCCACTGGTCCATCCTGTGAACATTATAACTCGGACACAAGGTGCCTTCAGTAAATAAAGGAATTGCAAACTGGTAGCACAATACCGCCCGAAATTGGCGTTGGTTCATCCTCTGCCCTAACCCATCAATAGGGATGGTAAACAAGAAATCCTGAACATGAGGAGCGTGAATGCAGCTCAGAATAGAGATTTGACGGAGACTTGGCATATAATGAGAAGCAAGACTGGTCTCAATGACATCAAAATAGCTCTTTGCCAAAGACTTCATCAATTTGGGGGCAGGAGAGCTAGTGGTGCCAGAGAGAGCATTCGCACCACAAAGGGCCGAGAAATCATCAAGAGCACATTGAAAAGAAGAACCACACGTTGTGATACCTGAACTCGACAGAATCCGAGTCTGCAATGCACTAGTCTGAAGGAGAGAAACGAGAAAGGCATAACGAATAACATCCCCTACACATAAGATGCCAAGACCGCCCAACTTGATTGGGAGCGTGGCTAACCTCCACTGCCAATCCCCAAAACCAGGGCCAGAGCCAGTAACAATCCTCTCAGGAAAATACGCAAAGCCTGATCAAACTGCATCTGGGCCTCCCAAAAGAACGGAGGTGGGCAAGTCCGTAATGTGTAATACAATTTTGCAACCCCTGCGCAATTGCGAAGAAGAAGAAGCTCACACTGGGGGTCCTCAAGCTTGTGAATAGCCTCCATTAGAGCAATAGTCTTGGAGACCATTTGAGAAGCCAAATCATGACAAAAACCTGCATCGACATTGGCTGGACTCCCAAGAAGTTTGACACCCTTAAGCGGCCGGGAAATATTAGTGGGAAAAATGCCATCCACCCGTCCTCGAGGATCCTCCACCGACCAAAAGAGTTCAGTCTTATCAATATTCAAAAACAAACCACGAACCGGCCCATCAGCCCGGATAATATCAAACGCCTTGGCCACCATAAGGGTATCCCCAACAATAGTTCCATCATCCAGATACCAAACTTGTAGAGAAAGCTCACAAAACTGCGCAATGGCC
This genomic interval from Apium graveolens cultivar Ventura chromosome 8, ASM990537v1, whole genome shotgun sequence contains the following:
- the LOC141680187 gene encoding glutathione S-transferase T3-like, whose product is MEGSFVSLLNDGSFEDFLFSQPASQSQPPFQSEPQPQKEAAKSNKGKRSKNFLTEEDMLLISAWLNISVDPVQGNNQTHTCYWDMIWKYYDENKEGLQSDRTSNSLCNRWCTINEKVAKFVGFYNQVCSKNQSVTTEQNKIDETIETYETILKEKFMFIRHWHVLRFSPKFQATMDKKNKPGKDKEASSQSVDSQIHISL